One genomic window of Caldivirga maquilingensis IC-167 includes the following:
- the rfbC gene encoding dTDP-4-dehydrorhamnose 3,5-epimerase, whose protein sequence is MPFLSFKRLEIPDVILIEYQRFPDHRGFFAELWKRTDFLANGVFYDFTQLSTSVSRRGVVRGLHYQLKPMEQGKLVTVLRGRVIDVAVDVRKGSPWFGKHVAVELSTNEPRLLWVPPGFAHGFQALEDDTVFLYLMTKEYSPQHERCVKWDDPELGIEWPIRSNVIISEKDSKCPPLKAAETNFNYPI, encoded by the coding sequence ATGCCGTTCCTTAGCTTTAAGAGACTGGAAATACCTGACGTTATTTTAATAGAGTATCAACGCTTCCCGGACCATAGGGGTTTCTTTGCTGAGCTTTGGAAGCGAACCGACTTCCTAGCTAATGGGGTGTTCTATGACTTCACTCAATTGAGTACATCAGTCTCAAGGAGGGGTGTGGTTAGGGGTCTTCATTATCAGCTTAAGCCCATGGAGCAGGGTAAGTTGGTGACTGTACTGAGGGGTCGTGTGATTGATGTGGCTGTTGATGTACGTAAGGGTTCTCCCTGGTTCGGTAAGCATGTGGCCGTGGAGTTGAGCACCAATGAACCAAGGCTACTCTGGGTGCCTCCCGGCTTCGCCCATGGTTTCCAGGCCCTTGAGGACGACACAGTATTCCTCTACCTAATGACTAAGGAGTATAGTCCGCAACACGAGAGGTGCGTGAAATGGGATGACCCTGAGTTAGGCATTGAATGGCCAATTAGAAGTAATGTAATAATCAGTGAAAAGGACTCCAAGTGCCCACCCCTCAAGGCCGCTGAAACAAACTTCAACTACCCAATATAA
- a CDS encoding FkbM family methyltransferase yields the protein MIKAVLNSIRTSMVNKYPLDLALANLTASISALRRLGVYPRVVHLPDGNKIIVNNIDTLLINVPDQFVRREYALSRDFIPKPNWIVLDVGAYVGIYSLWAAKLIGNGGFVVSFEPNPLAYQWLVRNIEVNGVSNIHAIPLALGDYIGRSRLYVALRNIEASSFIQNHITRNPTGDLGIARSFTVPIITLDAFIRHSRAMIGRAIDHIDLVKIDVEGYEARVLRGAQEALNKGFISRFVIEVHIDQVKTMDIISMLKGYDYRAVGIKNVNNVKHMLYAELIR from the coding sequence ATGATAAAGGCAGTACTCAATAGCATAAGGACTTCCATGGTTAACAAGTATCCCCTAGACTTAGCTTTGGCCAATTTAACGGCATCAATAAGCGCCCTACGGAGGCTCGGTGTTTATCCCAGGGTTGTGCACCTACCTGATGGTAATAAGATCATTGTGAATAATATTGATACACTCCTCATAAATGTTCCCGACCAATTCGTTAGGAGGGAGTATGCGTTAAGCAGGGACTTCATACCGAAGCCTAACTGGATTGTGCTTGATGTGGGCGCCTACGTCGGCATCTACTCACTATGGGCAGCTAAGCTCATCGGTAACGGTGGTTTCGTGGTCTCGTTTGAGCCAAACCCATTGGCTTATCAGTGGTTGGTTAGGAATATTGAAGTGAATGGTGTCTCCAACATACACGCAATACCTTTGGCACTAGGCGATTATATCGGGAGGTCAAGGCTGTATGTGGCGTTGAGGAATATTGAGGCGTCATCATTCATACAAAACCACATAACAAGAAACCCAACTGGTGATTTGGGTATTGCCCGCTCATTCACAGTCCCGATAATCACGCTAGATGCATTCATTAGGCACTCAAGGGCAATGATTGGTAGAGCCATTGATCACATCGATTTAGTGAAGATTGATGTTGAGGGTTATGAGGCAAGGGTGTTGAGAGGTGCCCAGGAGGCCTTAAACAAGGGTTTTATTAGTAGGTTTGTGATAGAGGTACACATAGATCAAGTAAAGACTATGGACATCATAAGTATGTTAAAAGGGTATGACTATAGGGCCGTAGGCATCAAGAACGTTAACAATGTAAAGCACATGTTATATGCAGAATTAATAAGGTGA
- a CDS encoding glycosyltransferase family 4 protein, producing MKVLFITYGLSIAGGNRAIFEVANRLSDRGYYVEVLALGGDHSWFDVKVSVKYLELPKRMRTLLRAYSLIKYLRVKEYKYIDVNTFAKRLGFRVDLIRPLAEAIPNNFDAAVATYYPTALSLWLSRHEGLRLYFVQDFPELASADGHYGLRLWDLTLRIPFNAFLAVSTYIKNLILERQYNAKILVTGAGVDINVFKPSKDKLVDVKGKYKVMTIIGSNPWKGADVAIRVLSEVSRKLPIHAILVGDREFVDLLIKSVKHSFTYTVFSNVPDDLLARLYSSADAFLFTSYVEGFGLPPLEAMASGTPVVTTDCLGNRDYVIDGVNALVAKPGDVEGLANSLIKILMDEKLRERLIENGLKTAKQWSWDKVVDKFEEAIKGESQ from the coding sequence ATGAAGGTTTTGTTTATCACATACGGCCTTAGCATTGCTGGTGGTAATAGGGCTATTTTCGAGGTTGCGAACAGATTAAGTGATAGGGGTTACTACGTTGAAGTACTTGCACTTGGCGGTGACCACTCATGGTTTGACGTCAAGGTTTCTGTTAAGTACCTCGAATTACCCAAGAGAATGCGCACCTTACTTAGGGCATATTCGTTGATTAAGTACTTAAGGGTTAAGGAGTATAAGTACATCGATGTTAACACCTTTGCCAAGAGGCTTGGTTTTAGGGTTGACCTTATTAGGCCCTTGGCTGAGGCAATACCAAATAATTTTGATGCAGCAGTAGCCACCTATTATCCAACGGCATTATCATTATGGCTCTCAAGACATGAAGGCTTAAGACTATATTTCGTACAAGATTTCCCAGAATTAGCATCAGCAGATGGTCATTACGGCTTAAGGCTTTGGGATCTAACACTTAGAATACCATTTAACGCATTCTTAGCAGTATCGACATACATAAAGAATTTGATACTAGAGAGGCAATATAATGCAAAGATCTTAGTGACTGGTGCTGGTGTTGATATTAACGTATTTAAGCCAAGTAAGGATAAATTGGTTGATGTTAAGGGTAAATATAAGGTAATGACTATCATAGGATCTAATCCGTGGAAAGGCGCTGATGTTGCCATTAGGGTTTTGAGTGAGGTCTCTAGGAAATTGCCAATACACGCAATCCTAGTTGGGGATAGGGAATTCGTAGATTTGTTAATAAAAAGTGTTAAGCATAGCTTCACATACACAGTATTCAGCAACGTGCCCGACGACCTACTGGCCAGGCTGTACAGCAGTGCCGATGCATTCCTATTTACATCATATGTCGAGGGCTTTGGACTACCACCGCTTGAGGCCATGGCTTCAGGAACTCCCGTTGTGACTACGGATTGCCTCGGTAATAGGGACTACGTGATTGACGGCGTGAATGCATTGGTTGCTAAGCCGGGCGATGTCGAGGGGCTAGCAAACTCACTAATCAAGATACTCATGGACGAAAAGCTCAGGGAGAGATTAATCGAGAATGGACTCAAAACCGCGAAGCAATGGAGCTGGGATAAAGTTGTGGATAAATTTGAAGAAGCAATTAAGGGTGAGTCACAATGA